A window of Oligoflexus sp. contains these coding sequences:
- the rbfA gene encoding 30S ribosome-binding factor RbfA produces MSLRTERMADEIRDILAANFQGGRMNDPRLEFVTITAVKISPDLQVATVYFRTYDSSAPERAQKGLESATNYLRKQLKVLDIRRVPELRFIYDSTLESAERIEGILHKIHEEE; encoded by the coding sequence ATGAGTCTAAGAACAGAACGCATGGCCGATGAAATCAGGGATATCCTGGCTGCCAACTTCCAAGGCGGTCGGATGAACGATCCCCGTCTGGAATTTGTGACCATCACCGCGGTGAAGATCTCGCCGGATCTGCAGGTGGCCACCGTTTATTTCCGCACCTACGATAGCAGTGCGCCCGAGCGGGCCCAGAAGGGTCTGGAATCGGCGACGAACTATCTGCGCAAGCAACTGAAGGTCCTCGATATCCGCCGGGTTCCTGAGCTTCGCTTCATCTATGACAGCACCCTTGAATCAGCTGAACGCATTGAAGGGATATTGCACAAGATCCACGAGGAAGAATGA
- the metK gene encoding methionine adenosyltransferase: MSSQLKNYLFTSESVSEGHPDKVCDQISDAILDALLAQDKYSRVACESLVKTGLVVIAGEITTKAVVDYAKIARETIDEIGYNHGALGFDAKSCGVILSIEQQSPDISMGVTEGEGLHAEQGAGDQGMMFGYAVNETAEFMPATISYAHQLLSNLSKHRRNKTVPFLRPDAKSQVTAEYRDGKLSRIDAVVVSTQHSPEVAHKDLEAFVIEEVVKKTIPAHMLDSKTKYHINPTGRFVIGGPQGDCGLTGRKIIVDSYGGHGAHGGGAFSGKDPTKVDRSAAYMGRYIAKNIVAAGAADQCLVQLAYAIGVAEPVSVFVNTYGTGKVSEEKLANVIREVFRLTPRGITESLDLLRPIYKKTASYGHFGRDIFPWERLDKVDAIKACLK; encoded by the coding sequence ATGAGCTCACAACTCAAGAATTATCTTTTTACGTCGGAATCTGTCAGCGAAGGTCATCCGGACAAAGTCTGTGACCAAATTAGTGATGCAATCCTGGACGCTTTGCTGGCTCAGGACAAATATTCCCGCGTGGCCTGCGAGTCCTTGGTGAAGACCGGCCTCGTTGTTATCGCTGGTGAAATCACGACCAAAGCCGTCGTCGATTACGCTAAAATCGCCCGCGAAACGATTGACGAAATCGGTTACAACCATGGCGCCCTCGGCTTTGATGCCAAGAGCTGCGGCGTGATCCTTTCGATCGAACAGCAGTCGCCCGACATCTCGATGGGCGTGACTGAGGGTGAAGGCCTGCACGCCGAGCAGGGCGCAGGCGACCAGGGTATGATGTTCGGTTATGCTGTGAACGAGACAGCCGAATTCATGCCGGCGACCATCAGCTATGCGCACCAGCTGCTGTCGAACCTTTCCAAGCACCGCCGTAATAAAACCGTTCCGTTCCTGCGTCCGGACGCCAAGTCCCAGGTGACCGCAGAATACCGTGACGGCAAGCTTTCCCGTATTGATGCTGTTGTGGTTTCGACCCAGCATTCCCCTGAAGTCGCGCACAAGGACCTCGAAGCCTTTGTGATCGAGGAAGTGGTGAAGAAAACCATTCCTGCTCACATGCTCGATTCCAAAACCAAATATCATATCAACCCCACGGGCCGCTTTGTTATCGGCGGACCCCAGGGTGACTGCGGTCTGACCGGCCGTAAGATCATCGTTGATAGCTACGGCGGACACGGCGCGCACGGCGGTGGTGCTTTCTCGGGCAAGGACCCCACGAAAGTCGACCGTTCGGCTGCTTATATGGGCCGTTATATCGCAAAAAATATCGTCGCTGCTGGCGCCGCTGACCAGTGTCTGGTTCAGCTGGCTTATGCGATCGGCGTCGCGGAACCTGTCAGCGTTTTTGTGAACACCTACGGCACAGGCAAAGTTTCTGAAGAGAAGCTGGCCAACGTGATCCGCGAAGTGTTCCGCTTGACCCCACGCGGAATCACCGAGAGCCTCGACCTTCTGCGTCCTATCTACAAGAAAACCGCTTCCTATGGCCACTTTGGTCGCGACATCTTCCCCTGGGAACGTCTCGACAAAGTCGACGCCATCAAAGCCTGCTTGAAATAG
- the truB gene encoding tRNA pseudouridine(55) synthase TruB, translated as MNRPQVQVRKIVPIDGLLLVYKPAGMTSKDVTRWFQQRIGKVKMGHVGTLDPLAEGLLPLLFGKATRIQDFLLAGTKAYEFDVGFGVATDTLDADGQVVAHAPKEHITEEQLHKICESMVGDFMQVPPMYSAIKFQGKPLYEYARQGKADQVPLQLLRKIIQIEELQCLRFVDGVGTFRIRCSKGTYVRVVASQIAEQAGSLGTITRLLRLGSGDLSCDKAFKLDELENNLENLNQFIIPIQDINLAIPSWRALDTALVERLKMGQEMHVEMKAFEGGLTHDGVRRATIRSLDHVILIDNNGKSFGIGSAQVLNTGRIAVRMKRGLA; from the coding sequence GTGAATCGTCCCCAAGTTCAAGTCCGCAAGATCGTTCCGATTGATGGTCTCCTGCTGGTGTATAAGCCGGCAGGCATGACCTCGAAGGATGTGACCCGTTGGTTTCAGCAGCGCATCGGCAAGGTGAAGATGGGCCACGTCGGGACCCTCGATCCTTTGGCGGAAGGCCTTCTGCCGCTCCTTTTCGGCAAAGCCACACGCATCCAGGACTTCCTCCTCGCCGGGACCAAAGCCTACGAATTTGATGTGGGTTTTGGTGTCGCCACCGATACCCTTGATGCTGATGGACAAGTCGTGGCGCATGCTCCCAAGGAGCATATTACCGAAGAGCAGTTGCATAAGATCTGCGAATCCATGGTCGGCGACTTCATGCAGGTGCCGCCGATGTATTCCGCGATCAAATTCCAGGGCAAACCCCTTTATGAATATGCGCGCCAGGGTAAGGCCGATCAGGTGCCTTTGCAGCTTTTGCGCAAGATCATTCAGATAGAAGAGCTTCAGTGTCTTCGCTTTGTTGATGGCGTGGGAACCTTCCGAATTCGTTGCTCAAAAGGCACTTACGTAAGGGTCGTGGCCAGCCAGATCGCAGAACAGGCGGGCTCTTTAGGGACTATCACCCGCCTTCTGCGACTCGGCAGCGGTGATCTTTCCTGTGACAAAGCTTTTAAGCTGGACGAGCTCGAAAATAATCTGGAGAATCTGAACCAGTTTATCATCCCTATACAGGACATCAACCTGGCAATCCCGAGCTGGCGTGCTCTGGACACCGCGCTGGTCGAGCGTTTGAAGATGGGGCAGGAAATGCACGTGGAAATGAAGGCCTTTGAAGGCGGGCTCACCCATGATGGCGTGCGGCGCGCAACAATTAGATCGCTTGACCACGTGATTTTAATTGATAACAATGGAAAGTCTTTCGGAATAGGTAGCGCTCAGGTGCTCAATACGGGGCGCATAGCGGTTAGAATGAAGAGAGGACTCGCATGA